ACTCTTTTTACTTTTACGGCGACATTTTTTTTCTCGTCGTCGCTGTCCGCGTTTTTTTCACAAAGCAGTTGATGTGAATATTTGGAGACGCTGCGCTGACGCTAAATGCAGCGTTTATCAAAAGAACAGGGCTAATATCTTTTTACAAAATGAAGATCGTTCAAGCCAATGACCATGCATGATTGTCAACAAGCACTGCCGTTTGCAAATATACTATATGTAAAGTGGTGCCATTGCATAATTATAACAATTATAGTATAGGAATTTTTTATGGAGAACGTTCAAAATTTGGATTGAACAACTATATCATTAAAGTATAATATGGTTTATTCTCGTTATAAAACTTCACAATTAATTATGTTTAATCTGTGACAGGTTTAAGATGGGTGACTTGCAAGTTATAGATATATATATATATATATATAATATAATATGTAGAAGCGAATTACATTACCGACAATCCAGTTTTAAAAAATAAAGAGAAAAAATCACGAAAGTTATAGAGTTAGTCTTCTTCAGCTAATTGATTAGCTGTCGCACAAAAAGGAAATTCACAGGCCATATGTTTAAATGTGGAGGCTTACCAACGAGTTATATATTACAATGCAATTGTTGCAAAACTCATGCGGGAGTTCAAAGATATTAGATATGTGAACTTGCACGATATATCTTGACCAAAATCGCCAGACCGGAGATTTTTTTTTTAAGAAACTAGGAAGTTTTGCGTCCGAAGATTTGTACATCTTCTTATGGTGAGGTCTAAATTATTTAATTTTTTTTTTAGGAGAATAGAATTTCCGATGAAAACCAAATCTGCGACCCTTTAAACCTCTACTAGGTGATCCAAGAGTTTTAACCATTGGGTTAATTTCTCATTGGTTTAACTAGAGATCATCATTTGCGTTAGAATAATGATTTAACACGTATCATAATATTATCATCACATTACTATAATATATCCTATTATATCACTGTATCACCACATGTGATAATTAAATTAGCATGGTCATCATATCATCATCATCATCCTTATAAACTTTAGTTACCAATATTTACTAGCTCTTAGAAAGGATATTCGATGACATAAAACGTAAAGTTTATGGCACAAGTTTTATGCACAAAAATACAAATTGCATGCTCTGGACTATATATTATAGTTCTTGTTATAACTAGAAGTGATTCACTTTTATTCGAAAATGCTTTTCGAAGTGTACGAATATATGGATGTTGAGTGTATCTAGATTTAGCATCAAATGCACGTATATACAATTGAGTACTTATATAGTTGTTTATAGATTTTCATTCAACTAATCAACCATTGCAGCAAAAAAGAAACACGTGCTAGGATTAACACATATTGTGGCAATGACTTTGGTTAAAAAACTTGGAGAAGCAAAAGAACAATCATTTTAAATTGTTATTTACAAGAATGAAATTTAAGAAATAATTTTTGCTTAACTTATAGAAAGCAAATACCAAAAAGAAAATTTCTATACCAAAAAACTTGATAGAACGTTCCATTGACTTTTTAAATCCTCTTGAATCATTATCACATTCGGATGAATAATATTATTTACAGGTAACATTGACCTAGCTACACAAAAAATAGTATTATTGATTGTACATAAGATCTTCGAAATCTGGCTTTGGATAATTTATAGTCCGGTCAATAGTTTGTATTTTAGTTTCAGTTATACACAGTTTATTTCTAAAGTATTTACATAACATAAAACTTTTTAATTTGTGAAAGCTTTAATCTCAAACGGAGGGTTCGGGTTTGAATTCAGGTCGATTTGATTTATAGGTTGATTGTTTGTAGATTCTAGAGTAGTTTTTAGTTTTTGTTTTTCCAAAATCTAGTTTTCACCCAATCAAGATTTAAGTAAAGTAGATTTCTTATTTTTTAGGGAAACTAGATTTTCAACTATTTAACCATTTTGTACATAAAAACCAGAATCCATATTTTATGGGTTTTCCCAAGTGCTACAGCAGTTTTCATCATTTTGCAATACATTAATTATTTTATACATAAAAGAATCACATCTAAAATAAAAGAAAACACATCAACAAATGGTTTACAAATAATATTATCTACAACTCAAACTTGAGAGTCTTTTTAGGTAAGTTAAAATCTATGATATAATAACTAATATTTTGTATCACGAAACCCAAAGAAAAGTTAATTAAATTTGTTAGTTGTAAATATTATATATTTATTACCTCTAAATTTACTTTTTATTTTAAAACCCAAGGAAAAGTTAATTAAATATTTTTATAATAAAATTTTATACACTTCTAAAAAATATATTTAAAATCTGGTTTAGTTTATTTTTAAAAAAGTAACTATTTTCTGTGGTAATATTTAGTACTATTTATAATTGTATAGTAAATAATATGTTATTATTCATAGTTTTATTTTATTAATTTTCAATTTTTTCAGAAAATATTAATTTTATAAAAAAATATCTACTTTGTAAAAGCTACATTTATTCTAAAACACATGAATAAAAATTATAAAACAATTTTTAGGTTGATTTATTTTATAATTATTTAAATAACAATTTATACTATAAATTTTACATTAAGTTAATTAAATTTGTTAGTTATAGTTATTATACATTTATTACATAATATTTTTTTATTTAAAAACTAATAGTTTTTATGTTAAAATATTTGAATAACATAAATATTTATTTTTACCACCTTTTTAAAAATATAACTATTTTAATTTTATTTTACAATGATAATGTTATTTTTTTGTTTTAAAATATTTTTTTAAAAAATTATGTATGCTTTGATGATAGTATTTTTTTTCAATAATATATATTTTACTATTCATAATATTTAAAATTTATTTTCTTTTAAAAGCAAAAAACAGAAACTAAAAACCAAAATCAAAAACCACCAATCAAGTTTTTCAAAAAGCCAAAATCTACTGCAAAATCAAAAACTAAAAACTAAAAACCAAAAACTAAAAACCAAAAACCAAAATCCAAAAACCAAAATCTAAAATCTAACAAAACAATCATCACCTTAGTTTTAGTTTTAAATTGGTTAGGATTTCTTTTGTTTAATTTTTAATTTAAACTGTGGGTTTTAACTAACTTGACGGGCAATCGTCAAGATTGAAAATCCACGTGATTGTGGATAGTTTTTATATATTTTGTATAGTTGTCGACCGGAAAGTTTTATGCGGTGGAGTTTCTTAAAGAAGATTATACATGTCACCAAGAATATGATCAACCAAGAATTCTATAAAACCTTTTATTCAAATTCAATGTTTCTCTTTTGAAAGCTTTACGTCATTAGCGACGTCATCCTACAAATGGATTATTAGCCCACGTGGTATACTACTAAAACTATATTTTAAGTTCTTGTTAATAAATATTTAAATATTTGCCTCTTTTTAGTTATATATTTTTGAGCCGAAAACAGATTTACTTTTCTATGCGTCTAATCTTTTATCCAAACATTGACAAATTCTGTGAGAAATATTAAAAACGGTAGAAAAAAATGCAGAAGCTCTCTAGTATGTCGACTCTTTCTAGAATTCATGTGTTTATAATAACATTTTAATATCTTGATTTCTAAAATTCGTGTTCCATGGATATTTTTATCATTATTAAGCTGCAAGTAATATTCAGGAATTTTAAAATGAAATATCGTTTAATAATTTTTATTTGATTATATTTGTATTCATTATGTTCACTGAAAAAGGTATATTTAGTCATCAACCAAGCACTATACCTAACGATGATCGTTTATAATCTCTAAATCCGCTGGATTTTTAGATCACAATTGATGAATGAAAATATTTAGGTATATATTATAAATTATATAGAAACTTTTGCGTCTGCCAAATGCAGCCGCAAACGGATGTCAATTCCCCATTTCTTTAGAACAAATAATTTTATTTCTATAAGATAACCATCTTATATACACTAATCCCAATGACGACACGTGCCGTCTGTTGATCAAATTAATATTAGTCTCTTAATAGTATTGAGTTGTCTTTATCGATATTTAGTCATCTAAAATAGTTTAAACTATTACACAAAGCTTGCTACAAACTCAAAGTGACCCATAGTTTCTCATGTCGATGCAATATAGCTTTTGTCCTACTGTCCGAAAATGAAAAAAATTATAAAATATTCCACACGTTTCGTTAATAATTAAATACGTTGCTTTCATCATCTCGAGCCGGTTTCTGATTCTCCTCCACCACCATTTACCCTCCTTTAAAACTCCAACCATCAATCTAATTTTTTGTTATTTCTCACAAATCCTCTAAACGTCTCGTATGAGCAAGAGAAATCGATCAAAACAAAACAAAAAGATGAACAAGAACAAGAAGGATGTGAAGATCGAGACAGAGAAAAGCTCAATGATGGACGAGTGGCCTGAGCCAATCGTCAGAGTCCAGTCCTTAGCCGAAAGCAACCTCTCCACTCTCCCCGACCGCTACATCAAACCAGCCTCTCAACGCCCTACCATGACCGAGGACGCTCCTGCAGCGACCAACATACCAATCATAGACCTTGAAGGACTGTTCTCGGAAGATGGGTCGTCGGATGACGTCATCATGGCTAAGATATCGGAGGCTTGCCGTGAGTGGGGATTCTTCCAGGTGGTGAACCACGGTGTGAGGCCGGAGCTGATGGACGCGGCTAGAGAGAATTGGAGAGAGTTTTTCCACTTGCCGGTCAATGCTAAAGAGACATATTCGAACTCACCAAGGACCTATGAAGGCTATGGAAGTAGGTTAGGAGTTGAGAAAGGAGCCATTCTTGATTGGAGTGATTATTATTATCTTCATCATCTTCCTCCTCATTTGAAAGATTTCAATAAGTGGCCTTCTTCGCCTCCCACCATTAGGTACTTATTTAATTATTTTCTCCTTTGTGATTATCTTAGGACATTTGCAAAGGTTTTCAATTATTATTATTATTTACAAAAGAATGCAATATTTAATTAAAAATGTTTCGAAGTTTGAGAAAATTCATGCCAATACTTCTCAAACGAAAGATTTTAGTATGAGTTTCTCAAGTTTGAAAAAAAAAAATCATATTCAAATATTAGTATGGTTTATGAGAGACTTCAAGTGATCTTAGAGCACCATTAACCCTAGCACCCCATTTGGGGTGCTTAATATATTTTTTTTTTTGGTTTTTTTTTCTGATTTAAAAAAAAAAATTTAAAAACGAACCAATCGCGGGCCGCCACGTATCAGTGGGGTCCGCAAAACATTGCTAGCACCAGTGCTTAATTAAGTACAATAAGCACTTGTGCTTAGTTTTTGCGTGGGTCCCACCCACTGTTATATTAATTTTTTGCTAAATACCCCCTCTAAGCACCCCCATTAATGATGCTCTTAGAGCATCTGCATTGAAGGTTCAATGCAGAAGTTCACACTTTTCCCAAAAAAAAAAAAAAATTAAAATACTCTTTTTTTTGTGAACTCAACTCTTGCAGGTTCAGTTGCAGGTTCAGTGGGATGAACCTGGTTCATCACTGTAGCGCGGGCTCCACGCTACGTGGTAGCATGCGATTGGTCTGTTTAATTTTTTTTTTTTTTTTTTTTTTAAATCAAACGAAAAAGTAAAAAAAAAAAAAAATTAAAAATTAAAATTATGAACCCCATTTAAGGTTCATTGATGCTGATGCCCTTATATCCTTCATTTATGTTTTTTTTTTACTTTTTTTGGAAAGTTTTAAATTATTTAAGAAGAAGACCCATTTACCGAAAAGTTATTTCTTGTTTTCCTTTATCCTTCTGACGAGGAGAATTTGTAATTTTTTAACGTTGAAATCACAAAAAGCTGCTAAAAAGAAAAAGTACAATCTTGGACTAGATTCGTTAATATTTTTAATGTTTTTTTATAGAGAAGTGATCGATGAATATGGCAAGGAAGTAGTACAATTATGCGAGAGGATTATGAGGGTATTATCGTCAAATTTGGGACTCGACAAAGATAAGTTTCAAGAAGCTTTTGGAGGTAAAAACATTGGAGCATGTTTGAGGGTTAATTACTACCCAAAATGCCCTCGACCGGAGCTGGCTCTCGGTCTCTCTTCTCATTCTGATCCTGGAGGTATGACCATTCTTTTACCAGACGATCAAGTCTTTGGTCTCCAGGTCCGCAAAGATAATACATGGATCACTGTCAAGCCTCATCCCCATGCTTTCATTGTCAATATTGGTGATCAAATCCAGGTAATAAATCAATTCTTTTTTTTTAGAATATGCATGGATTTATTTTTTAAAAATGCATATAAATTGACGTTTATAATAGTTTAAATAATTGGAAAACACTTCAAATATGTGTAGATAATTTTCCATATTGTTTACACATGCATATAAATTGATGTTTGGTGTAAGATCGAAAATGCAACATTAAGAATTTTCGAGACGACTAATGACGAGTATGAGATAAGCTACAGTTCCACGTTTTAGACATGTTTTAAAATGCAAGTATGATAAACAGTAACTACTTGTGCTAAATTGTCTTTCGAATTTTCTGAATATTTGTAATTATTATGTCAATATTCCGATAACAGATATTACGTCCTTTTAGATCTGTATCCTGCCTGCCGGTTTTTATGGACTGTTTCGTATAAAATGACACTTTCAGGAAATAAAGTAAATCATGAATTATATATATTTTTAATTATCAGTGGCTGTCCCTATTTTAATATGAAACAAACAGTACAGCAATAATCTTTCATTGCGCACATGTGTTTGGCCGTTTGCCCATGTCGCAGAGAAGGAATATTAATTTGTACAATGTATAGCACGATTTTTCAAACACAAACATCACACATGTTCATATGCTCCAGAAATTTAGTCAAAATACCACTATTTTTGATGAAAGCAAAACTCATGTTAGCTTTTCGTGGCTAGTGGGAATTAAAGAATAATGTCCATATCATGATTTAATTTCTTTCCAAACTTTGCTATTTTTAATTGGACGAAAACTGAAACCTAGTGTAGTGTACAGGACAAAATTTTATTTTATTTTATTTTTATTTTTACAAAAAAATTATTTAATTAAAAAAATTATTTAAATTAATAGGAAAATTCCACAAAAATCATCAAAAGTCTTTTTTAAAAGAGTTGTAATACCTTTTCAAAACAATTTAATACATACTAGTAGTTTATGGTAATTAATCTCATTTTTTTGTATAAACTGCTTGTTTTATTTTTTGATTTCCTAGTTAAATAATTTTTACTGCTCATTAAAATTTACGGAATGGTTATCCAAATTCAAATCTTTGAAATATTTAGATATATTTTAAACTGGTATTAAACTTATAGTCAAACTTATGTGTATTGCGATGATGTTAAAAATGCAGATTCTAAGCAACTCAACATACAAGAGTGTGGAGCATAGAGTGATAGTGAACTCAGAGAGAGAGAGAGTTTCACTTGCTTTCTTCTACAATCCTAAAAGCGATATTCCTATCCAACCATTACAAGAACTTGTATCCACTCATAATCCTCCTTTATATCCTCCAATGACCTTTGATCAATATAGACTCTTTATCAGAACTCAAGGTCCACGAGGAAAATCCCATGTTGAATCTCATGTTTCTCCTCGTTAACTGTTTTCTCTTCACACAAAGAAGATTTGATGTTTTAAAAATCTGACTTGTATATGTGTTTTTTTTTTTTTTTAGTTCTCACAGGATCTGATTTACCTTCAAGCAAATAACCATTGAATGATATAAATAATTTGTTATACAATAACATTTTCTTATACTGCCTGCCTATGTTCTAAATGTTAGATATCTAGACTATTTTGCAACCAAATTTCCACATAATATAGTTTAACAAAAGCAACAATTCATACAATATATATAACATCTATCAATATCATTTGCGCATTGTTTATTTCTATAATGTGTCGCCATGTTTGAAAAACCTGGCTGATAGTGATCAAAGTACAACTAGCATATAAAGAGAATATAAATGTATAATTGTTGAACTCTAACGTCACATGATCGATTTCATATAATAACCTTTAAATAGTGCTTAATCAATTAGACTAACTAAACTATTAATTGGATTGCAGATAAACCTATGCACACACACATTCCACGATTTTATGAACACACATCCTTTACAAACACCGCCTAACTAAACGACCGCATAAACCGTTTTCACAACACTATTGGTTTGTTTTCGTTTCCAGGACTTATCTATATATCATGACATATGCTTTTATCGCACAACACTATATAAAATCTATAAACTGTAATATAATGATACAGTAATCAAATTAATTTTTATAATTGGCATAAAAATTAAAGGATTAAAACAACAAAGCATGGATTGTTACTTATATCCCCTATATATTATTTGAGAAGCATTACAACTTATTTTGTAGCCACATGTCATCATTATAATAATTCTTAGAATCATTAGAAAAATATGTTGGCCCATCTAATTATATAATAAGCTTTTTATTAAACTAACAATAAATTCATCATTAATGTACTTTATTATTTCCTTAAATAAAATTTACGGAATTTCCTAATGTGGCTTAAATAAAATTTACGGAATTTCCTAATGTGGCTAAAGTATATACGGCAATTAATGATTTTGAATAATAAAGATTTGATAAAAAATAGTGTATCTTCTATCATATTTGTTTAATTTTAAACTATTAAATCAATTAAATAACCACAATAACCATATAATAAAAAATTAGATTTTTATGTATATGTTATATTTTGAATTTTTACAAATAGCTATAAATTACTAAAACTGTTAAAAGTCTCACATTCAAATTTTATGATCCATGGTTTAAAATTCTATAAAAGATACAAATGATCAAAAAAACTATATGAGTAGAAATCATCATTTAATAGACATTAATATTAAAAATATACTAAAATATATTATCTATGTTAGTATCATTTAAATTTAATAACATATCCTATCAAATATAAGAAAAATATTTTTTGGATTAATAAAATTGATTTATATGTTCGCACCAAATTAATTATATATTTAATAGTTACTGACTTTTAATTATTTAATATATATTTATTATTTCATAATATGTAAAAATATTTAATACATAAACTAATTTATATATATAATGTTGATTCCGCGCAAGGCCCAGATCTTAACTTAGTTTTATATAAAATACTAATTTTTTTATCATATACAAATGAGGGGGATGATCCTGCAATCATTTTCAGTATTGTCATCGATGAGTCATACATTATATTTATATCCTACTAATAGTCTGTCCTAATTGTAAAATCTATATAGATTCGATTTTACATAGAGGATTAGTGGTGAATAAGATTGTGCGGATAATATTCTAATAACAAAGCCACATCTACTCAATTGTACACCTCTCATTCCCATATATATTTCTTTTCCGTGGAATAATCATTAGATTCAATATGTCAAACGTTTGAGCTCTAAACAGTATAATACCTCAATCTAAAAATAAGAATCGTATTTGTATTAAATGCGAATTATATAAGCATGTGCATATTCAAGTGGTGGTTGCCGACTTGGTCTAACATACATCTTATTTAGAAAAGTAAATACTAAACACATATAATAGAAAAAGCAAGTTGCATTTCGATTCACACTACGGCTATTCAATATGGCAAAACCGAACCGTACCGAACCGAACCAAACTGAAATAGATAATATGGTTTGGATTTGGTATATACCATACAAACCGAATGGATATGATTTTTAAAAACCGTAGGATTTGGATATGGTTCGGTATATAACCGATAAAACCGAATAAACCGAATAAAACCGATAAAAAAATAGAAACATGTAAATATGTATATATTTTATAACAACGTATGAAAATCATAAGTTAATTTTTTTGCTAATAACTATTACCATATTTTTTACAGTAATAAAATAGTCTTGATTTGTAAAACACTTGAACTATAATTAAATAACAATTCATCGCAAACATGCTTCTTATTTTCTTAGTCTTCTTTTGATCTTTTTGCTTTAATTTAGCATTGACTAAATTGAAATAAAGATTATAAATTTGATGATAACAATTAGTGGAAATTCTTCACAATTTTTTTTTATCTATAAACGAATAGAGTTTCGTGTTTAATAGAAGAAACATGACTTTGATGAACGCTAAATATGAAAGAATATAATAACTTATTTTTTGTGCTTCGTGTTTCTGTTTTATTTTTTGTTTTTTATTTTTATTATCAAAATTTTGAGATTTGATTTTAATTATAGATTTGATTATTTTATTAGATGATAGAAACATTTTTTATTTTTGTTCTTTTATTTAAACTTATAATATTTTTTAATAAATGAATGTGTTGACAACAAGACTCTAAAATTCATATAATATGATCCCAAAATAAAGAATTATGTTTTTTGGTATAAAACCGAATAAACCGAAAACCGACGGTATATAAACCGAACCGAACCGAAGTAAATATGGATTTAGAATGNNNNNNNNNNNNNNNNNNNNNNNNNNNNNNNNNNNNNNNNNNNNNNNNNNNNNNNNNNNNNNNNNNNNNNNNNNNNNNNNNNNNNNNNNNNNNNNNNNNNNNNNNNNNNNNNNNNNNNNNNNNNNNNNNNNNNNNNNNNNNNNNNNNNNNNNNNNNNNNNNNNNNNNNNNNNNNNNNNNNNNNNNNNNNNNNNNNNNNNNNNNNNNNNNNNNNNNNNNNNNNNNNNNNNNNNNNNNNNNNNNNNNNNNNNNNNNNNNNNNNNNNNNNNNNNNNNNNNNNNNNNNNNNNNNNNNNNNNNNNNNNNNNNNNNNNNNNNNNNNNNNNNNNNNNNNNNNNNNNNNNNNNNNNNNNNNNNNNNNNNNNNNNNNNNNNNNNNNNNNNNNNNNNNNNNNNNNNNNNNNNNNNNNNNNNNNNNNNNNNNNNNNNNNNNNNNNNNNNNNNNNNNNNNNNNNNNNNNNNNNNNNNNNNNNNNNNNNNNNNNNNNNNNNNNNNNNNNNNNNNNNNNNNNNNNNNNNNNNNNNNNNNNNNNNNNNNNNNNNNNNNNNNNNNNNNNNNNNNNNNNNNNNNNNNNNNNNNNNNNNNNNNNNNNNNNNNNNNNNNNNNNNNNNNNNNNNNNNNNNNNNNNNNNNNNNNNNNNNNNNNNNNNNNNNNNNNNNNNNNNNNNNNNNNNNNNNNNNNNNNNNNNNNNNNNNNNNNNNNNNNNNNNNNNNNNNNNNNNNNNNNNNNNNNNNNNNNNNNNNNNNNNNNNNNNNNNNNNNNNNNNNNNNNNNNNNNNNNNNNNNNNNNNNNNNNNNNNNNNNNNNNNNNNNNNNNNNNNNNNNNNNNNNNNNNNNNNNNNNNNNNNNNNNNNNNNNNNNNNNNNNNNNNN
This genomic interval from Brassica oleracea var. oleracea cultivar TO1000 chromosome C2, BOL, whole genome shotgun sequence contains the following:
- the LOC106324723 gene encoding flavonol synthase/flavanone 3-hydroxylase-like; the encoded protein is MSKRNRSKQNKKMNKNKKDVKIETEKSSMMDEWPEPIVRVQSLAESNLSTLPDRYIKPASQRPTMTEDAPAATNIPIIDLEGLFSEDGSSDDVIMAKISEACREWGFFQVVNHGVRPELMDAARENWREFFHLPVNAKETYSNSPRTYEGYGSRLGVEKGAILDWSDYYYLHHLPPHLKDFNKWPSSPPTIREVIDEYGKEVVQLCERIMRVLSSNLGLDKDKFQEAFGGKNIGACLRVNYYPKCPRPELALGLSSHSDPGGMTILLPDDQVFGLQVRKDNTWITVKPHPHAFIVNIGDQIQILSNSTYKSVEHRVIVNSERERVSLAFFYNPKSDIPIQPLQELVSTHNPPLYPPMTFDQYRLFIRTQGPRGKSHVESHVSPR